The Amycolatopsis coloradensis sequence CTCCGCGGCCGCGCGGGCCGACGGGACGAACACGGTCTCCCCCGCGTTCGCGTCGCGACCGAACTCGTGGGCTTCGGTGACGCCGGTCAGGAGGTCGTGTTTGAGGAGAGCGCTGCTGAAGCCTTCGTCGGGGCGGTCCGGTTCGGTGGCGCTCGGGGTGGCGTACAGCTCGGCCGCCGCCGAATAACCGTAGCGGTAAGGCTTTCCGCCGAACCGGCCGTTGAGGCGCGGGAAGTCCTGCGGGCGGCCGTGCAGCAGCGTGCGCGTGGTCCGGTCGGCCGTGAGGTCCGCCGTCCACCGTTCGAGCACGGGCTTCGAGGCGCCGACGTCGGCGAAGTCGATCGGCCGGGGATGCACGACCACGTCCACCACCACGGTTCCGTTGTCCTCGAAGGCGTTCAGGGTGTGCCCGACCATGACGGGCGCGGTCTCGAACCACCGCACCGTCCCGCCCGCTCTCGGCAGCAGCCCCAGCCGTGACGGCAGTTCCCGGTTCCAGTGGAACGGCACGCCCGTCGCCAGGCGTTCGGGCTCGAAGACCATCGGGGACTCGTAGAACACCACGTAGTGCTCGGTGAGCGCGAAGTCGTGCATGTACGGCAGCGTCGGCGCCTTGATGTCGGTGACGCTCCGGTTGCGTCCGTCGGGGCCGATCACGATGTGCTGCACGAAATCCGCGCCGTACCGGAAGGCCAGCGAATGCAGTTCGCCGGTCGCGTGGTCGTACTTGCTGTGCGCGTTGGCGGAGAAACCTTGTTCCGTCGCACCGAGGGCGGCGGGCCCGACGGTGTCGAGTTCGTCGGTCAGCTCGTACGGGGCCAGGCCTCCTTCGATGAGCGCGTAGAGGCGGCCGCCGTGGCCCGCGACCTGGACGTTCGGCGCGAAGTCGAGGCGCTCGTCGGCGACCTGCCCGCGCCGCGGTTCCCCGAGCCGGTCGGCCACGGAGGCCGACCGGACCCAGCGGTTGCGGTACCACTCGGCGCGGCCGTCGCGCAGGCGCACGCCGTGGACCATGCCCTCCCCGAGGGTCCAGATGTGCGCCGAGGCGTCTTCGAGGCCGAGCGGGTTCGGGCCGATACGCAGGTAGCGGCCGTCGAGGTCGTCCGGGATCTTCCCGGTGACGGGCAGATCGAAGGCGGTGATCTCTTCGGTGACCGGGGCGAAGTTGCCGAGGACATAGCGATTCATCGTCGTTCCCTTGCTGCGAGACGTCTTGAACATTTGTATAATACATATGTATAAGACGCTTGTCACAGCCTGCCGCTAGGATCGCCGCATGGGACAACGAGAGGACCTCCTCGACGGGGCCAAGCGCTGCCTGATCGAACGCGGCTACGCGCACACCACCGCCCGGGACATCACCGCGGCCTCGGGAGCGAACCTCGGCTCCATCGGATACCACTTCGGTTCCAAAGAGGCCCTCATGAACGAGGCCATGATCGAGCTGTCCACCGAGGTGGTCGAGCGCCTGCGGAAGCCGGAGGACGCTTCGCTCACCACCACCTGGCAGGACCTTGTCGACTCCTTCACCGAGCAGCGCGACCTGTGGACCGCTGTCCTGGAGAGCGCCACCCAGGCCATCCGCTTCCCGGAACTGCGCGAACGGCTCGCCGACGCCCAGGACGAAGCCCGGAAGGTCCTCGGCGAACGGCTGTCCGCCACCGACGCCGACGCGGCGGGTGCCGTCCAGTTCGCCCTCATCGCGGGCGTGATGATGCAGCACCTCGTCGCGCCGGACCGGGCCCCCAGCGCGGAAACGATCGTCCGCGGCCTGAAGGCCCTCGCCGTCGGCACGGCCTGACTCAGGCCTTCCGCTCCTCGAACAGGGTCAGCAGCCGCTCGGGAATGTCGTCGCCGAAGATGCTTTCGAGCAGGAAGTCCTCCTCCATGGGCGTTTCACAGCGGACGAACATGGCCTGCTCGTATTCGGCGAGCGCGGCCTCGACGTCGCCGGGACGCGCGGCGAGGGCCCGGGCTGGCAGGCACTGTCAGCCGAAGAATCCGACAGTGTCCGCGGACCAGCCGGGGTCGGCGCGGTCACGGTGACCCAGCAGACCCTGTCGATCGCCCGTTCACCGGATCAGTCGCCGATCGTGTGCACGACCCCGCCGGCTCGTCCGACGCGCAAGCCCTCGCGCTGCTCCAGCAGGCGGGCTCAGGCCTTGTCGTGCACGGTGATCGCGTAGCCGTCCGGGTCCGCGAAGGCGAACGTGCGGCCGAACGGCCCGTCGAACGGCTCCGTGAGGATGGTGACGCCGGCGTCGGCCAGCCGGTCGTGCAGGCCTTGCGCGTCGTCGGCGTGCAGCCACATCGCCACCCCTGATCCCGGCCGCGGGGAGATGGCGTCGAGATCCGTGCCCGGCACGGGTTCCCGCACCGCGAACGGGATCGTCTTCGTGCCGAACACCACCGCGTGCGGCGGTGCGACGGGCAGCCTGCTCAGCCCGAGGTGGGTCTCGTAGAACGCGGCGGCACGGTCGAGGTCGCGCACCTGCAGTGAGAAGAAATCGGGTCCGGTCACGGTCATGTCATCCTCCATGTCAGCGTGTTGACATACTGAACGTATGTCATGATGCTGACATGAGTCAAGGCGAGCAGGTCGGGCCCCTGGACCAAGCGGTGGGGTACATGCTGAAACGAGCGGCGACGGCGCTCCGGACGGCGATGGACACCGCGTTGCGCCCCCTCGACCTGACCGTGCCGCAGTACTCCTGTCTCGAAGTGCTCTCGCAGCGGCCGGGGCTGTCCAACGCGGAACTGGCCAGGGCCGTGTTCGTCAGCCGGCAGTCGATGAACCTGGTCCTGCGCGGATTGCAGGACCGCGGGCTCATCACCCGCCCGACGACGGCGCCTCAGGGCCGCGCCCTGCCCAGCACGCTCACCCCCGCCGGACGCGAACGGCTCCGCGCCGCCAGCGGCGTCGTGCGCGCGATCCAGGACCGGATGCTCACGCCGTTTTCGGCGGACGAGCGGGACCGGCTGCTCCACGACCTCGCCGCCTGCGCCGACGCGCTCGCGTCCGAGGAATGACTCAAGACCTCTTGCTCACCAGCGTTTCCGGTTTGAACGCGTACACGTCGGCGCCTTGGACCAGCACGTGCCATTCACCGCAGACCTTGTCGGTCCGGCTTTCCTGTCCCTGCGGCCACCACTGGGCGGCGAGGGTGGCAGGCTGTGTCGCGGCCGCCCCCGGCACGCAGACGGCGGGCAGAGTCCCACCGGTGAACCTCAGGAGCCGCTCCGAACCCGTGGTCCGGATGACTTCGGTGACCGACGTCGCCCCGTCCGGCACCCACTCCGGCAGGCGGGCGTCCTCGTTCCGCTTGCCCTCCGCGCCGGTCGCGTAGCCGACCGTCTTGACGTGCCCGTTCGCCTTTTCGGTCAGCCCTTCCTTGAGACCGCATCCGGACAGGGCGACCGTGGCCGTCGCGGCGGTGAGGACCGCCGCGGTGATCTTCGTGTTCATACGATCGAGTCAACCTCGCGAAACCGTCCGCGGGATCGGACTTTCGGCCCGCCCGCGCCGCCATCCGGCCGATCTCCACGACGGATAACCGCCAGCGATCGGCGACGCCGCGCACCATAGTGGCCGTCGTGACAACGACACCAAACGCCCTGTCCGTGCTCAAGGGCATGTACGCGGCCGAAGCCGAGTACCTCGCCGCGGGCGGTCCCGGCGAGGCCGCCTTCGCGCCGCTCGCCCCGTTCTTCTCCCCCGCCGTGGTGCTGCACCAGGCGGATTCCTTGCCCTACGGCGGAATCTGGCGCGGCCACGAGGGAATGGAGCGGTTCTTCGCCGCGATGAGCGACACCTGGGGCGTCTTCGACATGGTGGAGCAGAGCTTCCTGAGCGAGACCAGCCCGCTGGTCGTCCTGACCCACGTGCACGCCCGTGCCAGGGCCACCGGCCGCGAGCTGGACTTCCCGATCCTGCAGACGATCACCGTCGAGGACGGGCGCATCACCGAGGTGCGGCCGTTCTACTGGGACACCGCGGCGATCGCGGCGGCCTGCACGAACTACCATTCCGCTGATGACCGCCTACCAAGATCTTGAGCTGTTCGAGGAAGCCGCTTCCCTGCCGGAACGGCAACAGAAGATCCTGCTGACCATCCGCGAATGGGTGATGGAGTACGGATACTCGCCGAGCACACGCGAGATCGGTGAAGCGGTCGGGCTCCGCTCGACGTCCTCGGTGTCGAAGCACCTCGCGGCCTTGGAGGAGAAGGGCTTCCTCCGCCGCAGCAGCTCGATCTCCCGCCCCATCGACGTCCGCGCCTTCCTGCACGGCACCACGTCGAAAGCGTCCACAGAGGACTCCGTTCCGGTGCCCGTCGTCGGTGACATCGCCGCGGGAACGCCGATCTCGGCCGTCGAGCACGTCGACGACGTGATGACCCTGCCGCGTGAACTCACCGGGCGCGGCAACGTCTTCGGGCTGCGGGTGCGCGGTGACTCGATGATCGACGCGGCGATCTGCGACGGTGACATCGTCGTGGTGAAGCAGCAGCAGGAGGCGCACTCCGGCCAGATCGTCGCCGCGATGATCGACGAAGAGGCCACGGTCAAGGTCTACCGCCGCCGCGACGGCCACGTGTACCTCGAACCGCGCAACCCCGCCTACGACGTCATCGACGGGGACCGCGCGAGCGTGCTCGGCGTCGTGGTGTCGGTCCTGCGCAGCGTCTGACACTTTTCTGTCGGTGGTCCGGAGTAGCTTCCGGACCATGTACGAAATCGACTTCGTCGAGTTCCCGTCGAGTTCGGCGGCGGGCTCGGGCGAATTCTTCGAAACGGCCTTTGGATGGACGGCGGCGGCGTACGGCCCGACGTACACCGACGTCCAGGGCGGCGGTGTGGTCTCGTTCGGTTTCCAGCAGGACACCGCGCGGCGGACGGCCGCGCCGCTGGTGACGATCCGCACCGACGACCTCGAACGGGCGAAGGATTCCGTCGAGGCCGCGGGCGGAGTCGTCACGGCCGAGCCGTTCTCGTTCCCCGGCGGGCGCCGGTTCCACTTCCGCGAGCCCGGCGGCGCCGAACTCGCGGTGTGGTCCCCGGATTCCTGACCTCAAGCGGCGAAGCCGAGCACCAACGAGGCGGCGACGGGCGCCATGTACATCAGCGGGAACGCGACGTGCGACGGCCAGCGCGCGCGGAGCACGGTGATCACGGCGCCGGCGAAGTAGAGCACCAGGCCGATCCCGGCCGCGACGCCGAGCACGGGCACCCACAGGCCGGCGATCAGGCCGAGCGCACCCGCCGCCTTGGCGACGCCGAGCGGCGTCCACCAGCCGCGGGGAACGCCGTAGTCGGCCAGCGGCTGTACGACCCACTTGGCGCGGAAGAAGATCGAGGCGGCCGAGAAGGCGGCCATGATGGCTCCGACGACGGTGACGATGACATAGGCGGTGGTCATTTCGGTTTCTCCTCGGGTTCTCGATGGTTCGCCGGGTTGACCCCCGCCGCTCGCCGGATGTGACGACCTGGCGGCGGAGGCGCCCATGACCCATGTCACATCCCGGGACGGCACACCGATCGCCTGCGAACGGGCGGGCTCCGGGCCCGCCGCCATCCTGGCGGGCGACGGTCTCGACGACGGCTCCGAGAACCCTCCGCTCGTCCCGGAACTGGCCGGGCGGTTCACCGTGCTCAACTACGCGAGGCGAGGGCGAGGCGAAAGCGGCGACGCCCCGCCGTACTCGGCGCACCGGGAGATCGAAGACCTCGACGCGCTCATCACGGCCGCGCTCCCGGACGCGACAAGGCGGATCGTGGCGGGGCAGAGCTACGTCGCCGATCCGAAGGTGTTCGCGGGCTTCTTCGCCTGACTAGTTTTGGAGCAATCGTTCTCTTATTGTTTTAGAGCAAGTGCTCTGTTACTGTCGCCCCATGCCCCGGCCCCGCGTGCACGACCTGGACAGGCTGCTCGACGCGGCCGAACGCCTCGTCGTCGAGACGGGCGCCCACGGAGTCACCGTCCGGTCCCTCGCGGCCGCCGCGGGAGTGTCCAACGGCACGATCTACCACGCCTTCGGCTCACTCGGCGCCTTGCTGGCCCGCGTCTGGCTCCGTGCGGCGGGCGAGTTCCTCGACCTCCAGACCGAGCTGTCGGATCAAGCGGAAGACCCGGTCGAGGCGGTCACGGCCGCGGCGGGCACACCGGCCGCGTTCGCCGACCGGAGGCCGGAGGCGGCCCGCCTGCTCATCACCGTCAAGAAGGAAGACGTACTCGGCCCGCAGGTCCCCGACGACCTCGCGGGCGAACTCCTGGCACTCGACAAACGCCTGATCGCGCTCCTGGTCCGGCTCGCCGAGCGGCTCTGGGACCGGCGGGACGCGCAAGCCGTCGAGGTGCTGACCACCTGCGTGGTCGATCTGCCGAAAGCCCTGTTCCGCCGCGCGTTCGCCGCGGGCGAGCCGATCTCCGAAGACTCCCGCACCCGGCTCACCGCCGCGGTCCGCGCCATACTCCTGCTCCCACCCCCACGAAAGGATTGACATGCCCACGCTGCGCCAAGACGCCCCGGTGTTCCTGCTGGACCTCGGAGACGACGAGAACCGCTTCTCGCCCTCCTGGCTGGAAACCGTCCATTCCCAGCTGGACACCGTCGTCGCCTATCCGGATCCGGCCGTGCTGGTCACCGTCGGCTCCGGGAAGTTCTACTCGAACGGCCTCGACCTCGAATGGCTCACCAGCAACCCCGCACAGGCCGCGCAGTACGTCGCCGACGTCCACGAACTGCTGGCCCGCGTGCTCACCCTCGGCGTGCACACGGTCGCCGCGATCAACGGGCACGCGTTCGGCGCCGGGGCCATGCTGGCGATGGCGCACGACTTCCGGGTGATGCGCGCCGACCGCGGGTACTACTGCTTCCCCGAAGCGGATATCAACATCCCGTTCACGCCGGGGATGGCGGCGCTGATCCAGGGCAAGCTCACCCCCACCGCCGCGATCGCGTCGATGACCACGGGGCGGCGGTTCGGCGGGACGGACGCGCGTGACCTGGGGCTCGTCGACGCCGTCGCCGAGAAGCCCGCGCTGCTGGAGTACGCGACCGACCTCGTCCGCCCGCTGGCAGGCAAGGATCGCGGCACGCTGTCCGCGATCAAGACGACGATGTTCAGCCCGGCCGTCACCGCGCTTCGCGCCAAGTAGCCGTCGTGCGCACCGACGACGCGGCGTTCGATCGCCTGGTCGAGCCGTTGCGCCGCGAGCTGCACGCCCACTGCTACCGACTGCTCGGCTCGGCCCACGACGCCGACGACGCCCTGCAGGACGCGCTCCTGCGAGCCTGGCGGGGGATGGACCGGTTCGAGGGCCGCAGCTCGATGCGCACCTGGCTCTACACCATCGTCACCCGCACCTGCCTGGACATCGCGGCCGCCCGCGGCAACCGGGCCTTGCCGATGGACCTGGGCCCGTCGAGCGAGCGAGTCGTGTTCGAAGACGCCCCGGCGACCGAGGTGGCGTGGCTCGGCCCGTACCCCGACGCACCGGACGCCAGGTACGAGCGGCGCGAGGCCGTCGAGCTGGCCTTCGTCGCCGCGCTGCAGCACCTGCCTGGCAACCAGCGGGCCGCGCTGGTGCTCTTCGACGTCCTCGGTTTCTCCGCCGCCGAAATCGCGTCCACAATGGACACTTCGGTCGCGGCGGTGAACAGCGCGCTGCAACGCGCGCGGGCGATCGTGGCCGAGAAGGTCCCGGCGCCCGAGGGGCAGCGGAAGCTCGAAGACACCCGGACACGCGAGATCGCGGCGGACTTCGCGTCCGCGCTGGAGCGTGGCGACGCCGACGCTCTCGTGGCGTTGCTGACCAAGGACGTCACCTGGTCCATGCCCCCGCTCATGCGCTGGTACAGCGGCATCGAGGCCGTGACCGGCTTCGCCGTCGCGGTCCCGCTGGGCCGGTGCCCGAGCTGGCGCACCGAGGTCCTCACCGCCAACGGGCAGCCTGCCGTCGCCTGCTACCTGGGCGAATCGGCCGACGCCGTCCATCGAGCCTGGTCCATCAACGTGCTTTCCCTGCGCGAAGACCGGATCCGCGGGATCACCTCGTTCCTCGACGCGGACCTGTTCGCGCGGTTCGGCCTTCCCCCGGCGAAGGCCTGAGCATGCGCAAGAGGGTGTTGATCACGCTGACGGTGGCCGTCACCATCGTCGGTGTGGTCTTCGGTGGCGCGTTCGCCTTCCAGCGCAAGCTGATCTACCTCCCCGAGGCAGGTCCGCTCGCCGGTGCCGCCGACGTCCTGCCCGGCGGCAGGGACGTCACGCTCACCACCGCGGACGGGCTGGGCCTGGCGAGCTGGTACTTCCCGGTCACCGGCGCGAAGGCGACCGTGCTGGTCGCGCCGGGCAACGCCGGGAACCGGTCGTACCGCGTGCCGATGGCCCGCGCGCTGACCGCGCGCGGGCTCTCGGTGCTGCTCTTGGACTATCGCGGATACGGAGGCAATCCCGGAGAGCCGTCCGAGGACGGCCTCGCGCTGGACGTCCGTGCCGCGCAGGACTTCCTGGTACGCGAGGCCGGGACGCCGCTGATCTACTTCGGCGAGAGCCTCGGCTCCGCGGTCGTCACCGAACTGGCCGTCGAGCGGCCGCCGTCCGCACTCGTGTTGCGTTCGCCGTTCGCCGACCTCGCGTCGGTCGGACAGCGGCACTATCCGTTCCTGCCGGTCCGCTGGCTCCTGCGGGACGAGTTCCCGACGAGGGACAACGTCGCGCGGGTGAAGGCACCGGTGATCGTCGTGTACGGCGCCGCGGACTCGATCGTCCCGGCCGAGCAGAGCCGCGCCGTGGCGCGGGCGGCCGGTGCCGAGGTGATCGAGGTCCCCGGCGCCGATCACAACGATCCGGCGTTGTCCGACGGACCGGAACTGATCGGCGCCATCGCGGGCGCGGTTCGCTGACGGGCTCAGCCCCGGCTTGCGCTCCGGCCCAGTGACAGGGAGTGGCCGGGGTTGAGCTTGCGGCCGAGACGGTCGGCCTTGGGCCAGCGGACGTCCGTCGCCCAGCCCGCCTTCTCGAACAGCCAGATCAGCCGCGCCGAGATGTCGAGCTGGCCACGGCGGACGCCGTGCCGGGCGCCGGTGGGGTCGGCGTGGTGGGAGTTGTGCCAGGACTCGCCCATCGAGGCGATCGCGAGCGGCCAGAAGTTCGCGGATTTGTCGCGGGCGGCGAACGGGCGGTCGCCGATCATGTGACAGAGCGAGTTCACCGACCAGGTGACGTGATGCAGCAGCGCCACGCGGACCAGGCTCGCCCAGAAGAAGGCGGTGACCGCGCCCCACCACGACATCGTGATCACGCCGCCGAGGACGGCGGGCGCGAGCAGCGTGACGACGGTGAGCAGCGGGAACAGGCGATCGATCCGGGCGATGTCACGGTCGGCGAGCAGATCGGGGGCGAACCGCTGCGCGTTGGTCTTCTCGCGATCGAAAAGCCACCCCATGTGGGCGTGCCAGAAGCCGCGGGCCAGCGCGGCCGGGGTGGTGCCGAACCGCCACGGTGAGTGGGGGTCGCCCTCGCGGTCGGCGAAGGCGTGATGGCGCCGATGGTCGGCGACCCAGCCGATGACCGGGCCCTGCATGGCCATGCTGCCGGCGACCGCGAGGGCGATCCGCAGGCCGCGGTTGGCCTTGAAGGCGCCGTGGGTGAAGTAGCGGTGGAAACCGATGGTCACGCCGAGACCGGTGAGGAAGTAGAACCCGGCGGCCAGGCCGAGGTCCACCCAGCCGAGGCCCCAGCCCCACGCGAAGGGGACGGAGGCGGCGAGCGCCAGCAGGGGCACTACCGCGAACAGCTTGACGAGAAAGTTTTCGGTGGGGGTCTGCTCCCCGGACAGCAGGGGCTGTGGCGCCTGCCGCTCTTCGCTGTCCGGGTGTCTTAGAACTGAAGTCATATCGTCGCTTCTTGTCGATGGCCAGGACTGGTATCGGCGGTGTCAGCCGATGTCACGGCGCGACGCACGGAACGCGACGCCCGCGACGAATTCTGCGCGAGCGTGCTTGGACAACACGACACCCAAAACGTTGGTCTTCTCCGGTCAACGAGCGGCGTCGGCCGAAGGTTCCGGTGTGGGATACGAGGGTTCGCGAAAAAGATCCCGGTATCGCTCACCTTGAGGGGTCGCGGGATCGTGACGCTCGACCTGGGTGTCGAGCGGGTGGCTGAACAACGCACTGTCGGTGCTGTGAGTTTTGACGGTGAAACCTTTCGAAGGGACCGCGGGTCCGCGGTCTTCGGCGAGGCCGGGGGCGAATTCCACCCGCCTCGTGCCGGATCGGCGTCGCGCTGTGAAAGCCCGGCCATCCCCCACGATACACGCCCCGGGGCCGGAACCCCAGGGCGTCCGCATCGATCAGCCGGGTGCCGTCACGTTGAGCGCCGCCACGAGCGTCCGCTCTTCGTGGGCGAAATGCGCTTCGAGCGTCCCCGCGAGCGCGTCGAACTCGTCGCGCAAGCGAACGGGGTCACTCTCACCGTGGACGTACCCCTCGACGAGCTTCCGGATCCGCTTCTGCAGGTCCGCGACGACGACATGGTCCTCCCCGAGTTCGGTCAACACCGGCGCGAGCGCCGGGAACCGTTGCGCCAGCATGGGAAACGCTCCCATGTCCTCGCCGGTATGATGTTCGGTCAACGCCTCGCAGAACGAAACACAGTGCGCCCGCAGGGACTTCTCCATGAAGAGCGTGTCCGCACGCCCGGCCACGAGGTCGTCCACCCCGGCGCGCAGCGTCTTGAGCTCCTCCCGCAACCAGTCGTGGACCTCCACCAGGAAGTCCCCCAACCCCCGCACCCGGTCGTCGATCCGGTGCAGGATCACGACCGGCAGCACGCGCGTCGTTTTCGCCTGATACTCAGCGAAACCCGGCTCCGCGGCGACGATCTTCGCGAACAGCGCGTCACGCTCCGCCGCGGGCGGAACGGCCGCGACGGCCTCGTAGGTCTCGATCCCCGTCTCGATCGTGACCCGGTGGTCACGACGGATGTTGTGATACCAGCCCGGATGCGCCGGCGCCCCCATGTTCGAAGCGACGACGACGATCTTGCCGTCGATTTCGAGATATCCCAGCGGATTCGTTCGCCGCTCACCACTCTTGGCGCCGATGGTGGTGAGCAGGATCAGCTGCCACCCCTCGAACATGCCGCCGAGCTTTCCCTTGCTCCGCCTGAATTCTTCGATCACCTGGTCGTTGAAGCCGGTCAATGCGATCCTTTCCCGTCGATGTGTCGACAGGAGGGCGCGGAACCGCCACCGGAAGAGCGCACACGAGCCTGGACGCACCCGATTTTCGGGCGCATCGCATGGAGTCGTCATCCCACGACGCGGGGATGACCGAATACGAGAAACGGTGTGTGCCGATCTCTGGTGGCCGAGTAGCCGCTACCTCCATGCGTAGGCCCATACGGGGCTCGAGGACGACATTAGCACGGGACCGGGCCGATGCGCACCTGCCTTGCCTCGTGCGGTTGCCTTCACTTAAGAGAAAGACACTCTCCGCGCACTAAAGGCGCTTCGCCGCTTTAAGACCCCCTTCGCGGATGCCATTTTGGCAATTTCCCATGTTGGACTGTTTGAACTAGCGCAGGTGTTCGATTCGGAGTAGCTTCGGTGTTGTGGCCAGCAACGATGTATCTCCGGGGACGTCCACCGTGTGGTGGCGCGTCGATACTGCAACGCTGCATGCCCGCAAGCAGGAATTGGAAGTCATCAAGCGTCGGGCGGATGCGGAGCAGAACGCGATCCTGGCAGAAATCAATTCCCGCGGCGTTCGCGGATGCGGCGGGCATTCGACGTTGTCGGCGCTGATATTCGAGGACTTCTTGGTGACGGACAAGGAAGCCGGCGACCGCGCCGATCGGGTCCTCGCTTTGCATCCCGGCTCGGCTATCGGCGGAGACCCCGAACCACCGCTGGCCCCGTTGACCGCCCAAGCAGCCGCCGAGGGCGCGATCGGCGGGTCGCAGATCGACGCGATCATCCGCACCCTCGCCCGTATTCCGTCCACCGTGCCGGAGGAAGACGTACGAGCCGGAGAGAAGATCCTGGTCGAGTTGGCTCGGCGTGCGGGGCCGCGGCAGATCGCCCGTGCCGGACGCCGCCTGCTGGACGAACTCGACCCCGACGGCAAAGAACCCCGCAACGAAGACCCCAAAGACACCCGTCCAGAGTTGCGGTTCGTCAAACACCGCGACGGCACCCTCGGCCTGAAAGCCAGACTCGATCTCGAAACCTATGCGCGGTTGAAGACCACCAGCTGGAACCTCCCCGGCCAAGCCGGGGAAGCCACGCACATCCTGGTCACCATGTCCTACGACGACCTCATCCGGGACCTCGGCGAAGCACACCTCGACCTCGTCGGGCCGATCAGTGCCACCGACGCGAGGATCCTCGCCTGTGATGCGCGGGTGCGCCCGGGTGTTCTCGGTACCGCGGGCGAACCGCTCGACATAGGGCGGTCGAAACGGACCGTGTCGCTGGCGCAGAAGTACGCGCTGACGATCCGCGACTGCGCCTTCCCCGGCTGCGATATGCCGGTACCCCGCTGTACGGCCCATCACATTGTTTTCTGGCGCCACCACGGCGAAACGAAGATCGACAACCTCGTGCTGCTGTGCACGAAGCACCACCGGTTGATCCACCACAGCGAATGGAAGGTCCAGATCGCCCAGGACGGCCTGCCGGAGTTCACCCCGCCCGCCTACCTCGACCCCACCGGAACACCCAGGCGCAACACCATGCACCTCAGGACATAGGCCGACCCGATCGGCCCCTTCGGTCGCGCCCCCTTGAGGGAAGTCGAACTTGTCGCCACATGTCCAACTGTCCACAAGAGACCCCTGGTCGAGCCCAAATAAAGGGGGACCGTGAGTGATGAGGAGCGTTAGAACGCTACTCATCACTCACGACCCCAGGCAGAAGGGTACCTAGGGATATCAACACACACCCAGAGTGTCCATTGTGGATACAGAAGGTAGGGCTGGCCGCCTCGCCCAGTCCGGGACCATGCCGCGAAGGCCTCTCCGCACTTGATGCCAGCGTAGAAGGCCCGGTGTGCGGGCGGGCTTGGTCACACCTGGCCTAACTCGATAGCCCAACGCCCCCATCTCCGCCACGTTGCGAAAGAGGCTTTCGCAACACGACCGACCCGCTCGCCCGACCGCCCATCAGAACCCGGCGTGAAGGGCCCTTTCCCCGCATCAGATGCGAGGAAAGTCCCCTTCACCCCTGCCCCAACGAGCCACGAAACCCGGAGGAACCCCTAACCCAAAGCCAACTCCCCCACCACCTGGTCCCCGCTCATCTCCCCGGTCAACCGGAACCCGAGCCTCAGGTAGAAGCGCTCGGGTCCGTCGCCGCCTGGGTGCCAGCAGGCGGTGAGACGGTCGCCGCCCCGGCGGCGGATCTCGGCGGCCACGGCCTCGACCGCGAACCTGCCGTAGCCCCGGCCCTGCTCGCCTGCCGCGATGTTGAGCCGCCAGAGGCCCGAGCGGATGTCCGCGCCCGTTCCGTCGCCGGCGAAGTCGATGTCCAGGAAGGCCATGAGGAACCCGACCAGCCG is a genomic window containing:
- a CDS encoding DoxX family protein codes for the protein MTTAYVIVTVVGAIMAAFSAASIFFRAKWVVQPLADYGVPRGWWTPLGVAKAAGALGLIAGLWVPVLGVAAGIGLVLYFAGAVITVLRARWPSHVAFPLMYMAPVAASLVLGFAA
- a CDS encoding helix-turn-helix domain-containing protein — encoded protein: MPRPRVHDLDRLLDAAERLVVETGAHGVTVRSLAAAAGVSNGTIYHAFGSLGALLARVWLRAAGEFLDLQTELSDQAEDPVEAVTAAAGTPAAFADRRPEAARLLITVKKEDVLGPQVPDDLAGELLALDKRLIALLVRLAERLWDRRDAQAVEVLTTCVVDLPKALFRRAFAAGEPISEDSRTRLTAAVRAILLLPPPRKD
- a CDS encoding MarR family winged helix-turn-helix transcriptional regulator, with protein sequence MSQGEQVGPLDQAVGYMLKRAATALRTAMDTALRPLDLTVPQYSCLEVLSQRPGLSNAELARAVFVSRQSMNLVLRGLQDRGLITRPTTAPQGRALPSTLTPAGRERLRAASGVVRAIQDRMLTPFSADERDRLLHDLAACADALASEE
- a CDS encoding enoyl-CoA hydratase-related protein — encoded protein: MPTLRQDAPVFLLDLGDDENRFSPSWLETVHSQLDTVVAYPDPAVLVTVGSGKFYSNGLDLEWLTSNPAQAAQYVADVHELLARVLTLGVHTVAAINGHAFGAGAMLAMAHDFRVMRADRGYYCFPEADINIPFTPGMAALIQGKLTPTAAIASMTTGRRFGGTDARDLGLVDAVAEKPALLEYATDLVRPLAGKDRGTLSAIKTTMFSPAVTALRAK
- a CDS encoding VOC family protein, with amino-acid sequence MTVTGPDFFSLQVRDLDRAAAFYETHLGLSRLPVAPPHAVVFGTKTIPFAVREPVPGTDLDAISPRPGSGVAMWLHADDAQGLHDRLADAGVTILTEPFDGPFGRTFAFADPDGYAITVHDKA
- a CDS encoding carotenoid oxygenase family protein, with protein sequence MNRYVLGNFAPVTEEITAFDLPVTGKIPDDLDGRYLRIGPNPLGLEDASAHIWTLGEGMVHGVRLRDGRAEWYRNRWVRSASVADRLGEPRRGQVADERLDFAPNVQVAGHGGRLYALIEGGLAPYELTDELDTVGPAALGATEQGFSANAHSKYDHATGELHSLAFRYGADFVQHIVIGPDGRNRSVTDIKAPTLPYMHDFALTEHYVVFYESPMVFEPERLATGVPFHWNRELPSRLGLLPRAGGTVRWFETAPVMVGHTLNAFEDNGTVVVDVVVHPRPIDFADVGASKPVLERWTADLTADRTTRTLLHGRPQDFPRLNGRFGGKPYRYGYSAAAELYATPSATEPDRPDEGFSSALLKHDLLTGVTEAHEFGRDANAGETVFVPSARAAAEDDGYNLVYVHDRDRGAADLVILASQDFTGEPLARVHLPARVPLGLHGSWIPAA
- a CDS encoding VOC family protein produces the protein MYEIDFVEFPSSSAAGSGEFFETAFGWTAAAYGPTYTDVQGGGVVSFGFQQDTARRTAAPLVTIRTDDLERAKDSVEAAGGVVTAEPFSFPGGRRFHFREPGGAELAVWSPDS
- a CDS encoding nuclear transport factor 2 family protein, coding for MTTTPNALSVLKGMYAAEAEYLAAGGPGEAAFAPLAPFFSPAVVLHQADSLPYGGIWRGHEGMERFFAAMSDTWGVFDMVEQSFLSETSPLVVLTHVHARARATGRELDFPILQTITVEDGRITEVRPFYWDTAAIAAACTNYHSADDRLPRS
- a CDS encoding TetR/AcrR family transcriptional regulator; amino-acid sequence: MGQREDLLDGAKRCLIERGYAHTTARDITAASGANLGSIGYHFGSKEALMNEAMIELSTEVVERLRKPEDASLTTTWQDLVDSFTEQRDLWTAVLESATQAIRFPELRERLADAQDEARKVLGERLSATDADAAGAVQFALIAGVMMQHLVAPDRAPSAETIVRGLKALAVGTA
- the lexA gene encoding transcriptional repressor LexA, with amino-acid sequence MTAYQDLELFEEAASLPERQQKILLTIREWVMEYGYSPSTREIGEAVGLRSTSSVSKHLAALEEKGFLRRSSSISRPIDVRAFLHGTTSKASTEDSVPVPVVGDIAAGTPISAVEHVDDVMTLPRELTGRGNVFGLRVRGDSMIDAAICDGDIVVVKQQQEAHSGQIVAAMIDEEATVKVYRRRDGHVYLEPRNPAYDVIDGDRASVLGVVVSVLRSV